From Camelina sativa cultivar DH55 chromosome 20, Cs, whole genome shotgun sequence, the proteins below share one genomic window:
- the LOC104772629 gene encoding probable germin-like protein subfamily 2 member 5, whose amino-acid sequence MSRIDYAPNGLNPPHVHPRASEIIFVLEGQLYVGFVTTAGKLMAKHINKGDIFVFPKGLLHFQKNVANTPASVIAAFDSQLPGTQSLVASLFGALPDDILVKSFQLKTKQVQRIKSRYQAKK is encoded by the coding sequence ATGTCTCGCATCGATTACGCCCCAAACGGCCTAAACCCACCTCATGTCCACCCACGGGCCTCCGAGATCATTTTCGTCCTTGAAGGTCAGCTCTACGTCGGCTTCGTAACAACCGCCGGAAAACTTATGGCCAAACACATTAACAAAGGAGATATTTTCGTCTTCCCCAAGGGACTCCTCCATTTCCAAAAGAACGTTGCCAACACTCCAGCATCTGTAATCGCAGCCTTCGATAGCCAATTGCCCGGAACACAATCACTTGTCGCCTCTCTCTTTGGAGCTCTTCCCGATGACATCCTCGTTAAGTCATTCCAGCTCAAAACCAAACAGGTTCAGAGGATCAAATCCAGATACCAAGCCAAGAAATGA
- the LOC104771140 gene encoding flap endonuclease 1-like isoform X2, which produces MGIKVLTKLLADNAPSCMKEQKFESYFGRKIAVDASMSIYQFLIVVGRTGTEMLTNEAGEVTSHLQGMFNRTIRLLEAGIKPVYVFDGKPPELKRQELAKRYSKRADATADLTGAIEARNKEDIEKYSKRTVKVTKQHNDDCKRLLRLMGVPVVEATSEAEAQCAALCKSGKVYGVASEDMDSLTFGAPKFLRHLMDPSSRKIPVMEFEVAKILEELQLTMDQFIDLCILSGCDYCDSIRGIGGQTALKLIRQHGSIETILENINKERYQIPEEWPYNEARRLFKEPDVLTDEEQLDIKWTSPDEEGIVQFLVNENGFNIDRVTKAIEKIKTAKNKSSQGRLESFFKPVANSSVPAKRKEIPESTTKGAANKKTKGGGGRKKK; this is translated from the exons ATGGGTATCAAGGTCT TAACGAAGCTTTTAGCCGACAATGCGCCAAGTTGtatgaaagaacaaaaatttgaGAGCTATTTCGGTCGGAAAATCGCCGTCGATGCTAGCATGAGCATTTACCAATTCCTC ATTGTGGTAGGGAGAACTGGGACTGAAATGCTCACTAATGAAGCTGGTGAAGTCACTAG CCATTTACAAGGGATGTTTAATCGAACGATTCGTCTTCTAGAAGCTGGGATTAAGCCTGT ATATGTTTTCGATGGAAAGCCCCCGGAGTTAAAGAGACAAGAACTGGCAAAACG TTATTCCAAGAGAGCTGATGCAACTGCAGATTTGACTGGTGCGATTGAG GCAAGAAACAAGGAGGACATTGAGAAGTACAGCAAACGGACTGTGAAG GTGACAAAACAGCACAATGACGACTGCAAAAGACTCTTGAGACTCATGGGGGTGCCCGTTGTTGAG GCCACTTCCGAAGCTGAAGCGCAATGTGCTGCACTTTGCAAGTCAGGAAAG GTTTATGGTGTGGCTTCTGAAGATATGGATTCCTTGACTTTTGGAGCTCCTAAGTTTCTTCGCCACCTGATGGATCCTAGCTCCAGAAAGATCCCTGTCATGGAATTTGAAGTTGCTAAG ATTTTAGAAGAGCTTCAACTTACCATGGATCAGTTCATCGACTTGTGCATATTGTCAGGGTGTGACTATTGTGACAGCATCCGAG GTATCGGAGGGCAGACTGCCCTAAAGCTCATTCGCCAGCATGGATCTATTGAGACCATACttgaaaatataaacaaagaaag GTATCAAATACCCGAGGAATGGCCATATAATGAAGCTCGGAGACTTTTCAAAGAACCTGATGTCTTAACAGATGAAGAGCAGCTTGATATTAAGTGGACCTCTCCAGATGAAGAG GGTATAGTTCAGTTTTTGGTGAATGAAAATGGATTCAACATAGATAGGGTAACCAAG gccatagagaaaattaaaactgCGAAGAACAAATCGTCCCAGGGCAG GCTGGAGTCATTTTTCAAGCCAGTTGCTAACTCATCCGTGCCTGCTAAGAGAAAG GAGATCCCAGAGAGTACCACTAAAGGAGCAGCAAATAAGAAAACCAAGGGAGGTggtggaaggaagaagaagtaa
- the LOC104771141 gene encoding heavy metal-associated isoprenylated plant protein 3-like, which produces MTTKKIEIKVDIDCEKCKHAIMEAVTELEGVNQVSLDQEKSILTVVGTMDPVCVAEQLKKIKQKPVVISVGPPKKPDPKPDPKKDPCFPYYYYTPCDMVTVNTYENGSGCTIV; this is translated from the exons ATGACGACTAAG AAAATTGAGATCAAAGTGGATATCGACTGTGAGAAATGCAAACATGCAATCATGGAGGCCGTTACAGAGCTAGAAG GTGTGAATCAGGTTTCGCTGGATCAAGAGAAGAGCATACTAACCGTGGTGGGTACAATGGATCCGGTCTGCGTAGCAGAACAGCTTAAGAAGATTAAACAGAAACCAGTAGTAATCAGTGTTGGACCACCGAAAAAACCAGACCCCAAACCAGACCCTAAGAAGGATCCTTGTTTCCCTTACTACTACTACACCCCTTGTGACATGGTAACAGTTAATACCTATGAGAACGGAAGCGGCTGCACCATTGTTTGA
- the LOC104771140 gene encoding flap endonuclease 1-like isoform X1 has translation MGIKVLTKLLADNAPSCMKEQKFESYFGRKIAVDASMSIYQFLIVVGRTGTEMLTNEAGEVTSHLQGMFNRTIRLLEAGIKPVYVFDGKPPELKRQELAKRYSKRADATADLTGAIEARNKEDIEKYSKRTVKVTKQHNDDCKRLLRLMGVPVVEATSEAEAQCAALCKSGKVYGVASEDMDSLTFGAPKFLRHLMDPSSRKIPVMEFEVAKILEELQLTMDQFIDLCILSGCDYCDSIRGIGGQTALKLIRQHGSIETILENINKERYQIPEEWPYNEARRLFKEPDVLTDEEQLDIKWTSPDEEGIVQFLVNENGFNIDRVTKAIEKIKTAKNKSSQGRLESFFKPVANSSVPAKRKGTKCLLQQYKPAISNKVFSLHAFGWNTSNNIASLKLFSLSRGSDLSVQVAGGGLGTRI, from the exons ATGGGTATCAAGGTCT TAACGAAGCTTTTAGCCGACAATGCGCCAAGTTGtatgaaagaacaaaaatttgaGAGCTATTTCGGTCGGAAAATCGCCGTCGATGCTAGCATGAGCATTTACCAATTCCTC ATTGTGGTAGGGAGAACTGGGACTGAAATGCTCACTAATGAAGCTGGTGAAGTCACTAG CCATTTACAAGGGATGTTTAATCGAACGATTCGTCTTCTAGAAGCTGGGATTAAGCCTGT ATATGTTTTCGATGGAAAGCCCCCGGAGTTAAAGAGACAAGAACTGGCAAAACG TTATTCCAAGAGAGCTGATGCAACTGCAGATTTGACTGGTGCGATTGAG GCAAGAAACAAGGAGGACATTGAGAAGTACAGCAAACGGACTGTGAAG GTGACAAAACAGCACAATGACGACTGCAAAAGACTCTTGAGACTCATGGGGGTGCCCGTTGTTGAG GCCACTTCCGAAGCTGAAGCGCAATGTGCTGCACTTTGCAAGTCAGGAAAG GTTTATGGTGTGGCTTCTGAAGATATGGATTCCTTGACTTTTGGAGCTCCTAAGTTTCTTCGCCACCTGATGGATCCTAGCTCCAGAAAGATCCCTGTCATGGAATTTGAAGTTGCTAAG ATTTTAGAAGAGCTTCAACTTACCATGGATCAGTTCATCGACTTGTGCATATTGTCAGGGTGTGACTATTGTGACAGCATCCGAG GTATCGGAGGGCAGACTGCCCTAAAGCTCATTCGCCAGCATGGATCTATTGAGACCATACttgaaaatataaacaaagaaag GTATCAAATACCCGAGGAATGGCCATATAATGAAGCTCGGAGACTTTTCAAAGAACCTGATGTCTTAACAGATGAAGAGCAGCTTGATATTAAGTGGACCTCTCCAGATGAAGAG GGTATAGTTCAGTTTTTGGTGAATGAAAATGGATTCAACATAGATAGGGTAACCAAG gccatagagaaaattaaaactgCGAAGAACAAATCGTCCCAGGGCAG GCTGGAGTCATTTTTCAAGCCAGTTGCTAACTCATCCGTGCCTGCTAAGAGAAAG GGTACCAAATGTTTGCTCCAGCAGTATAAACCAGCTATCAGCAATAAAGTATTTTCTCTACATGCTTTTGGATGGAACACCTCCAATAATATTGCTAGCCTTAAGCTGTTCTCTCTATCTCGGGGTTCCGACCTTTCTGTTCAAGTGGCTGGAGGTGGCTTAGGCACAAGAATTTAA
- the LOC104771139 gene encoding probable germin-like protein subfamily 2 member 5, with translation MASMTTNFVVVVVTMFVAAVAIAECEMLQDVCVADLSNAVKVNGYTCKDSTQMTPEDFYFQGLASAAATNTSTGSVVTGANVEKLPGLNTLGLSMSRIDYAPNGLNPPHVHPRASEIIFVLEGQLYVGFVTTAGKLMAKHINKGDIFVFPKGLLHFQKNVANTPASVIAAFDSQLPGTQSLVASLFGALPDDILVKSFQLKPKQVQRIKSRYQAKK, from the exons atggcCTCTATGACGaccaattttgttgttgttgttgtcaccATGTTCGTCGCAGCCGTGGCCATTGCGGAATGTGAGATGCTTCAAGATGTTTGTGTTGCTGATTTGTCCAATG CGGTCAAGGTCAATGGATACACTTGCAAGGACTCAACACAAATGACACCGGAAGACTTCTACTTTCAAGGCTTAGCCTCCGCTGCTGCCACTAACACCTCTACCGGCTCAGTCGTGACCGGAGCCAACGTAGAAAAGCTACCAGGACTCAACACCCTCGGCCTCTCCATGTCTCGCATCGATTACGCCCCAAACGGCCTAAACCCACCTCATGTCCACCCACGAGCCTCCGAGATCATTTTCGTCCTTGAAGGTCAGCTCTACGTCGGCTTCGTAACAACCGCCGGAAAACTTATGGCCAAACACATTAACAAAGGAGATATTTTCGTCTTCCCCAAGGGACTCCTCCATTTCCAAAAGAACGTTGCCAACACTCCAGCATCTGTAATCGCAGCCTTCGATAGCCAATTGCCCGGAACACAATCACTTGTCGCCTCTCTCTTTGGAGCTCTTCCCGATGACATCCTCGTTAAGTCATTCCAGCTCAAACCCAAACAGGTTCAGAGGATCAAATCCAGATACCAAGCCAAGAAATGA